From Arcobacter sp. CECT 8986, a single genomic window includes:
- the dgt gene encoding dGTPase: MIDYRKKITCTRKYQRSVSSDIDLATESNRGRIVNSPAVRRLQQKTQVFPLEINAAVRSRLTHSLEVQQTARYISKSILKELRKNNKLKKYNLQGLEEAFISTSEMASLMHDIGNPPFGHFGELAINVWMKSKGIKCFNKALNIKQNSLLEPEVKVLKKKLEKDICNFEGNAQGVRIVHNLQSLNLTYSQIASILKYTRVAYENKPNNSSPFSYLKKKPGFYYSEEEFVQEVCTELKMKNGHRFPLTYIMEAADDISYGIADLEDAVDKGILSLKKLYEIIVQEASKEEYKGKGIYIKCIAEENYQKAKKVKRLKVNTFIINFRTQLVNELVQYAAKVFLENHKDIYNGYFNKALLEDNSKYHIALKVLKNVAFKHVFSDDEVELLELKGNSSIRGLLDCYKPLLTLPNKKFLCLINGEKNDTPIESRLFKRLSNKHISSYEKVIDELNKKNIKGFKFKILEWYYRGRLLIDFISGMTDEYAIKEFQELSAIK; the protein is encoded by the coding sequence ATGATTGATTATAGAAAAAAAATAACTTGTACTCGGAAATATCAAAGAAGTGTTAGTAGTGATATTGATTTAGCCACAGAAAGTAATAGAGGAAGAATTGTGAATTCTCCTGCTGTTAGAAGACTTCAGCAAAAAACACAAGTTTTCCCTTTAGAAATTAATGCAGCTGTTAGAAGTAGGTTAACTCATTCCTTAGAAGTTCAACAAACAGCTAGATATATTTCAAAATCTATTCTTAAAGAGTTAAGGAAAAATAATAAGCTTAAAAAATATAATTTGCAAGGCTTAGAAGAAGCCTTTATTTCAACTTCAGAAATGGCAAGTTTAATGCATGATATAGGAAATCCTCCTTTTGGTCATTTTGGTGAATTAGCAATAAATGTTTGGATGAAATCAAAAGGAATAAAATGTTTTAACAAAGCTTTAAACATAAAACAAAATTCTTTACTTGAACCAGAAGTAAAAGTATTAAAAAAGAAACTAGAAAAGGATATATGTAATTTTGAGGGAAATGCTCAAGGAGTTAGAATAGTCCATAATCTACAAAGTTTAAATTTGACTTATAGTCAAATCGCTTCAATTTTAAAATATACTAGAGTTGCTTATGAGAATAAGCCAAATAATAGTTCTCCTTTTAGTTATTTAAAGAAAAAACCTGGATTCTATTATAGTGAAGAAGAGTTTGTTCAAGAAGTATGTACAGAATTGAAGATGAAAAATGGTCACAGATTTCCTCTCACTTATATAATGGAAGCTGCAGATGATATTTCTTATGGTATAGCAGATTTAGAAGATGCTGTTGATAAAGGTATTTTATCCTTGAAAAAATTGTATGAAATAATTGTACAAGAAGCTTCAAAAGAAGAATATAAAGGTAAGGGTATATATATTAAGTGTATAGCAGAAGAAAATTATCAAAAAGCAAAAAAAGTAAAAAGATTAAAAGTTAATACTTTTATCATAAATTTTAGAACACAGTTAGTTAATGAACTTGTACAATATGCAGCAAAGGTTTTTTTAGAAAATCATAAGGATATCTATAATGGATATTTTAATAAGGCATTATTAGAAGATAATAGTAAATATCATATTGCATTAAAAGTATTAAAAAATGTTGCATTTAAACATGTTTTTAGTGATGATGAAGTTGAGTTACTTGAACTTAAAGGTAATTCTTCAATTAGAGGATTATTAGATTGCTATAAACCATTGTTAACTTTACCAAATAAAAAATTTTTATGTCTAATTAATGGTGAAAAAAATGATACACCAATTGAATCTAGACTTTTTAAACGTTTATCAAATAAACATATCAGTTCTTATGAAAAAGTTATAGATGAACTAAATAAGAAAAACATTAAAGGATTTAAATTTAAAATTCTTGAATGGTATTATAGAGGGCGTTTATTGATAGATTTTATAAGTGGTATGACTGATGAATATGCAATAAAAGAATTTCAAGAATTATCAGCAATAAAATAA
- a CDS encoding 7-cyano-7-deazaguanine synthase has translation MTALLLSGGMDSISILYWKKPDIALTIDYGQNCAKAEINAAEYACKILNIKHYVLSINCAELGSGDLSKNLTTNEYAPHSDWWPYRNQLLITFAAMYLLKFKVKKILIGSLKPDEQFKDGTDKFTKLISELISFQEGGIIVEAPAINMTAMELIEKSKIPKSILFCAHSCHKKNIPCGNCRGCNKFIRIFDKLEESKKENL, from the coding sequence ATGACAGCTTTACTTTTATCTGGAGGAATGGATTCAATTTCAATTTTATATTGGAAAAAACCTGATATAGCATTAACTATTGATTATGGTCAAAATTGTGCTAAAGCAGAAATTAATGCTGCTGAATATGCATGTAAAATATTAAATATAAAACATTATGTATTGAGTATTAATTGTGCTGAATTAGGATCTGGTGATTTGTCTAAAAATCTAACTACTAATGAATACGCACCACATAGTGATTGGTGGCCTTATCGAAATCAACTTTTAATTACATTTGCTGCAATGTACTTGCTTAAATTTAAAGTTAAAAAGATTTTAATTGGTTCTTTAAAACCTGATGAACAATTTAAAGATGGTACAGATAAATTTACAAAACTTATAAGTGAATTAATATCTTTTCAAGAAGGTGGAATTATAGTAGAAGCACCAGCTATTAATATGACAGCAATGGAACTTATAGAAAAATCTAAAATACCTAAATCTATATTGTTTTGTGCTCATTCTTGCCATAAAAAGAATATTCCATGTGGAAATTGTAGGGGATGTAATAAATTTATTAGAATATTTGATAAATTAGAAGAATCTAAAAAGGAAAACTTATGA
- a CDS encoding TonB-dependent receptor plug domain-containing protein: protein MKKLLFICFLFTNVIFAQSLDNLLKKYQETSEKSLQTVDEKLGHVFIYSQKDIRLMQYKRLGDILKELPIMNYNQNRFGYSSLSLAGSKTTVSGFFRFFINDHEISSPYTQSPFLGWGDIPLDFVDYIEVYYGDSSLALGNDTGIYFIRIYTKKAYKENGSELNVELEKSGTNAESFMHSQTLENGWSYLAYFRKYNKHQTEQYKGQDLDNNETRNYGYLQLNKDKTNIDIGYSKAEKDVFMGISSDVVPDDGKINTKDFYVDITRKFLYDNSLKARLSYNVNYRENEETNSALPNPMVGLSLTPVLDFGPGLPFSVPQKFEEKLKFTKIDASLTKDFKYKNNNLLTGISFSKKDYDVKSRKTTNFLNQVTEYDDAYNGFNEEKVYSLFFENEYKVFDNFSFIVNSKINKYKRNDLVEDTTDKLYRVGFIYTPYENLGFKTFYTRTILPPTFYSVDFADKSTKTDLNSQKYDVYTAEGVFTTENSKFRVIFNDVRITDFLYLTPVGFRNIEEQVHSKGLTFKYDYQLDANNKIVLNYYTTKLNQELNNSSKGGYAKFFGEHGKFSYFTSVIYRNSYSYIDTHVPSSYDLNMGVTYNYTDDFSISLRGSNLLDKSTESLYQDGLVDGSNFSYEDRQKNFMLSMKWVF from the coding sequence ATGAAAAAACTACTTTTTATCTGTTTTTTATTTACAAATGTTATTTTTGCGCAGTCATTAGATAATCTGCTAAAAAAATATCAAGAGACTTCTGAAAAGTCTTTACAAACAGTAGATGAAAAATTAGGTCATGTTTTTATTTATTCTCAAAAAGATATTCGTCTAATGCAATACAAAAGGTTAGGGGATATATTGAAAGAATTACCTATTATGAACTATAACCAAAATAGATTTGGTTATTCAAGTTTATCTTTAGCTGGTTCTAAAACTACGGTTAGTGGATTTTTTAGATTTTTTATAAATGACCATGAGATTAGTTCTCCTTATACTCAATCTCCTTTTTTAGGTTGGGGTGATATTCCTTTAGATTTTGTTGACTATATTGAAGTTTATTATGGTGATAGTTCTTTAGCTTTAGGAAATGACACTGGAATCTACTTTATTAGAATATATACAAAAAAAGCATACAAAGAAAATGGTTCAGAACTAAATGTCGAACTTGAAAAATCAGGTACAAATGCAGAATCTTTTATGCACTCTCAAACACTTGAAAATGGTTGGTCTTATTTAGCATACTTTAGAAAATATAACAAACATCAAACAGAACAATACAAAGGTCAAGACCTAGATAATAACGAAACAAGAAATTATGGATATTTACAACTTAATAAAGATAAAACAAATATCGATATTGGTTATTCAAAAGCAGAAAAAGATGTTTTTATGGGTATCTCTTCTGATGTTGTACCTGATGATGGAAAGATAAATACAAAAGATTTTTATGTTGATATAACAAGAAAGTTCCTTTATGATAATTCACTAAAAGCAAGACTATCTTATAATGTAAATTATCGAGAAAACGAAGAGACAAATAGCGCTCTTCCTAATCCTATGGTTGGATTGTCTTTGACTCCTGTTTTGGATTTTGGGCCAGGTTTACCTTTCTCTGTTCCTCAAAAGTTTGAAGAGAAGTTAAAGTTTACTAAAATTGATGCAAGTTTAACTAAAGATTTTAAATACAAAAATAACAACTTACTAACAGGTATATCTTTTTCAAAAAAAGATTATGATGTAAAAAGTAGAAAAACAACAAACTTCTTAAATCAAGTTACAGAATATGATGATGCTTATAATGGTTTCAACGAAGAAAAAGTATATTCACTATTTTTTGAAAATGAGTATAAAGTTTTTGATAACTTCTCTTTCATTGTAAATAGTAAAATAAACAAATACAAAAGAAATGACTTAGTAGAAGATACAACAGATAAACTTTATAGAGTAGGGTTTATTTATACACCTTATGAAAACTTAGGATTTAAGACTTTTTACACAAGAACTATTCTACCACCTACATTTTATAGTGTAGATTTTGCTGATAAGAGTACAAAGACAGACTTGAACTCACAAAAGTATGATGTTTATACTGCTGAAGGAGTATTTACAACAGAAAACTCTAAATTTAGAGTAATTTTCAATGATGTTAGAATTACAGACTTTTTATACTTAACTCCTGTTGGGTTTAGAAATATTGAAGAGCAAGTACACTCAAAAGGTTTGACATTTAAGTATGATTATCAACTAGATGCAAACAATAAAATTGTTTTAAACTATTATACAACTAAGTTAAATCAAGAGCTAAACAACTCAAGTAAAGGTGGATATGCTAAGTTCTTTGGAGAGCATGGCAAGTTTAGTTACTTTACTTCAGTGATTTATAGAAATTCATATAGTTATATTGATACGCATGTTCCAAGTTCATATGATTTGAATATGGGTGTTACATATAATTATACGGATGATTTTTCTATTAGTTTACGAGGTTCAAACCTTTTAGATAAGTCGACAGAAAGCTTATATCAAGATGGTTTAGTAGATGGAAGTAACTTCTCATATGAAGATAGACAGAAAAATTTTATGCTTAGCATGAAGTGGGTGTTCTAA
- a CDS encoding DUF2779 domain-containing protein, whose product MNLSKSLYTKGIQCPKALWLKKYKPSVLTPPDEQAQAIFETGNIVGDLACQLFPDGKEVLYTTNYDEMIVTTKEWIEEGVSNIYEATLNYDGILIMVDILKVEDDGVSIYEVKSSTEVKDIYLHDVSIQYYVLKNLGFSIKSASVVHINNEYVRGESLELDKLFKIVDVTSEVQNLQSNIPSILKEFETYLEDKVNEPDIYIGKQCNKPYECDAKNYCWKVQRQIPDYSIFNIFNLGSKKQVELYNQGIINIEDIPEDFDMTANQAQAVENYKSKVSYIDKENIKAFLENLTYPIYHLDFETYQQAIPEYKGIKPFEQIPFQYSLHIEYVDGTLIHKEYLSEDSVDSRYELAQRLCEDIPSDVTVLAYNMSFEKGVIKRLANLFSNLSPHLLAINENMQDLMLPFQKKWYVTPSMQGSYSIKYVLPALVPEFEKAYKELEGVQNGSQAMNAFANLSKLREEEKEKMRSSLLEYCKLDTLAMVKILEVLKKI is encoded by the coding sequence ATGAACCTATCTAAATCCCTCTACACAAAAGGCATCCAATGCCCTAAAGCACTTTGGCTTAAAAAATACAAACCAAGTGTTTTAACACCACCAGATGAGCAAGCCCAAGCTATATTTGAAACAGGGAATATAGTAGGAGACTTAGCTTGCCAGCTTTTTCCTGATGGAAAAGAAGTACTATACACTACAAACTATGATGAGATGATAGTTACTACAAAAGAGTGGATAGAAGAGGGTGTATCAAATATCTACGAGGCTACTTTAAATTACGATGGCATACTTATTATGGTAGATATTTTAAAAGTAGAAGATGATGGTGTATCTATCTATGAGGTTAAAAGTTCTACGGAGGTAAAAGATATCTATCTTCATGATGTATCTATTCAGTATTATGTACTTAAAAACTTAGGTTTTAGTATAAAAAGTGCAAGTGTAGTACATATAAACAATGAGTATGTAAGAGGTGAGAGTTTAGAACTAGACAAACTATTTAAAATAGTTGATGTCACAAGTGAAGTACAAAATCTACAGTCAAATATTCCAAGCATATTAAAAGAGTTTGAAACTTACCTAGAAGATAAAGTAAATGAGCCAGATATATATATAGGAAAACAATGTAACAAACCTTATGAGTGTGATGCTAAAAACTATTGTTGGAAAGTTCAAAGACAAATTCCAGATTATTCTATATTTAATATTTTCAATCTAGGAAGTAAAAAGCAAGTTGAACTGTACAATCAAGGTATTATAAATATAGAAGATATCCCAGAAGATTTTGATATGACGGCAAATCAAGCTCAAGCAGTAGAAAACTACAAATCAAAAGTAAGTTACATAGACAAAGAAAATATCAAAGCCTTTTTAGAAAACCTCACATACCCAATCTATCACTTAGACTTTGAAACCTACCAACAAGCAATACCAGAGTACAAAGGTATAAAACCCTTCGAGCAAATCCCTTTTCAATACTCACTTCATATAGAATATGTTGATGGTACGCTAATCCATAAAGAGTATTTGAGTGAGGATAGTGTAGATAGTAGATATGAACTAGCACAAAGGCTATGTGAAGATATCCCAAGTGATGTTACAGTATTGGCTTACAATATGAGTTTTGAAAAAGGTGTGATAAAAAGACTAGCCAACCTTTTTTCAAATCTAAGTCCTCACTTACTAGCCATAAATGAAAATATGCAAGACTTAATGCTACCTTTCCAAAAGAAATGGTATGTAACACCAAGTATGCAAGGAAGTTACTCTATCAAGTATGTATTACCTGCCTTAGTTCCAGAGTTTGAAAAAGCCTACAAAGAGTTAGAAGGTGTACAAAATGGAAGCCAAGCTATGAATGCCTTTGCAAATCTATCAAAGCTAAGAGAGGAAGAAAAAGAGAAGATGAGAAGTTCACTTTTAGAGTATTGTAAACTTGATACTTTGGCTATGGTGAAGATATTGGAAGTTTTGAAGAAAATATAA
- the tpx gene encoding thiol peroxidase: MSKVMRKGELVETLGELPKVGDAAPDFTLVKTDLSEISLADLKGSKTILNIFPSIDTPTCARSVREFNKRATENKNVKVLCVSADLPFASSRFCATEGIDNVIVASSFRSDFGKDYEVTFTSGLLKGLLSRAVVIIDENGKVIYTEQVSDTSHEPDYEKALAIL; this comes from the coding sequence ATGTCAAAAGTTATGAGAAAAGGGGAGCTTGTCGAAACTCTTGGTGAGTTACCAAAAGTGGGTGATGCTGCTCCTGATTTTACTTTAGTAAAAACAGATTTAAGTGAAATTTCACTTGCAGATTTAAAAGGGTCAAAAACTATTTTAAATATCTTTCCATCTATTGATACACCAACTTGTGCAAGGTCTGTAAGAGAGTTCAATAAAAGAGCAACAGAAAATAAAAATGTAAAAGTACTTTGTGTTTCTGCTGATTTGCCTTTTGCTTCGAGTAGATTTTGTGCTACTGAGGGAATCGATAATGTTATAGTGGCTTCATCATTTCGTTCTGATTTTGGGAAAGATTATGAAGTTACTTTTACTTCTGGATTATTGAAAGGTCTTCTTTCAAGAGCAGTTGTAATAATAGATGAAAATGGTAAAGTAATCTACACAGAGCAAGTTTCTGATACATCACACGAACCAGACTACGAAAAAGCACTTGCAATTTTATAA